From the genome of Carnobacterium viridans:
TGGACCAAATGGTGCAGGTAAATCTACAATGATTAAATCTTTAATCAATTTAATCAAGCCAATTGCTGGTGAAGTAGATTTTACTTTTGAACAAACAAAAGATGAAAATTACGGAAAAAATAAAAACTTAGTCGCCTATGTACCTCAAAATGGAAGTGTGGATTGGGATTTTCCAACCACGGTTTTAGATGTCGTGGTGATGGGAAGATACGGTCACTTAGGGTGGTTTAAAAGACCTAAAAAGGAAGATAAAGCCTTAGCGAATGAGATGCTTGTAAAAGTAGGGATGGCTGATTTCAAAAATAAACAAATCAGTCAATTATCTGGTGGACAAAGACAACGTGTCTTTTTGGCCCGTGCATTGGTTCAAGAAGCGGAAATTTATTTAATGGATGAACCTTTTCAAGGTGTAGATGCCCAAACAGAAAAAATTATTATTCAGTTACTAAAGGAATTGAAAACAGAGGGGAAAACGATTGTCGTTGTTCACCATGACTTACAAACTGTGTCAGAATACTTTGATGAAGTTATTTTAATTAACCGCGAACTGATTGGAAGTGGACCAGTTGAAACAACCTTTACTAAAGAATTGATCGCCAAAACTTATCGTCAAAATCAAACAAAACCATGGGAGGAAGAGTAAATGGATGTACTAAGTGCTCTATTCTTTGATTATACTTTTCAAGTAGTCGTTTTCGGTTCGAGTATCTTAGGTTTATTAAGCGGTGTTATCGGAAGTTTTGCTGTTTTACGTAAACAAAGTTTACTTGGAGATGCGGTAAGTCATGCAGCACTTCCAGGAATCTGTTTAGCATTTATTCTTACCTCAAATAAACAAATGGAAATTTTGTTACTTGGAGCACTTATTTCAGGTTTACTGGCTACTTGGTTGATTATGGTGATCGTTAAACACTCTAAAGTAAAATTTGATAGTGCATTGGCGTTGACAACAGCTGTTTTCTTTGGTCTTGGTTTAGTCTTATTAACCTTCATCCAAAAAAGTCCAAACTCTAATCAAGCTGGTTTGGAAAAATTTATTTTTGGACAATCTTCTACTCTTTTAGAGCGAGATGTCAGAATTATGTTCCTAGTAGGGGTCGTGTTACTAATTGTGGTCATCGTGTTCTGGAAAGAATTTAAACTGTTAGCTTTTGATCAGTCATTTGCTACCAGTATTGGATTGCCAGTTTACTGGATGAATAGTCTTTTGGCAACTCTAACGGTGATCGTTATCGTGATGGGATTGCAATCAGTTGGAGTTATCTTAATGAGTTCTCTTTTGATTGGACCAGCAGTAG
Proteins encoded in this window:
- a CDS encoding metal ABC transporter permease, which translates into the protein MDVLSALFFDYTFQVVVFGSSILGLLSGVIGSFAVLRKQSLLGDAVSHAALPGICLAFILTSNKQMEILLLGALISGLLATWLIMVIVKHSKVKFDSALALTTAVFFGLGLVLLTFIQKSPNSNQAGLEKFIFGQSSTLLERDVRIMFLVGVVLLIVVIVFWKEFKLLAFDQSFATSIGLPVYWMNSLLATLTVIVIVMGLQSVGVILMSSLLIGPAVAARQWTNHLSIMVVLAATFGCISGIIGTMISSLGQQIPTGPTIVLIISSIVLISILFAPSRGIIWKWIKNNQRKKEFATQLKKGG
- a CDS encoding metal ABC transporter ATP-binding protein, whose amino-acid sequence is MENEQIEKKTAIRLNQLTVAYEAQPVLWNISVNIPKGTLTAIVGPNGAGKSTMIKSLINLIKPIAGEVDFTFEQTKDENYGKNKNLVAYVPQNGSVDWDFPTTVLDVVVMGRYGHLGWFKRPKKEDKALANEMLVKVGMADFKNKQISQLSGGQRQRVFLARALVQEAEIYLMDEPFQGVDAQTEKIIIQLLKELKTEGKTIVVVHHDLQTVSEYFDEVILINRELIGSGPVETTFTKELIAKTYRQNQTKPWEEE